One region of Lampris incognitus isolate fLamInc1 chromosome 4, fLamInc1.hap2, whole genome shotgun sequence genomic DNA includes:
- the LOC130111858 gene encoding tetraspanin-18-like has product MEGDCLRCTRYVMFIFNLFIFVGGSFLLGLGAWVLLDPPGFREVVTSNPLLFMCSYALLPLGAVFFLLGFLGCCGAIRENKCLLLVFLTLILFIFLAELAAAILAFLFREHLTREYFTQELKRHYQGHNDTDIFTFTWNAIMTIFDCCGVSGPEDFEQSLFRLLSPHKTVPEACCRRRGYHGDMEYINMEECVSGTAAFRHNEGCYSAMLDFLQTYIYTAGALAVVVLTTELFAMVSAMCLFRGMQ; this is encoded by the exons ATGGAGGGCGACTGCCTCAGATGTACGAGATACGTCATGTTCATCTTTAACTTGTTCATATTT gTGGGGGGGTCCTTCCTGCTGGGTTTGGGGGCGTGGGTGCTTCTGGACCCGCCGGGCTTCAGGGAGGTGGTGACCTCTAACCCGCTGCTGTTCATGTGTTCGTACGCGCTGCTGCCGCTGGGGGCGGTGTTCTTCCTGTTGGGCTTCCTGGGCTGCTGCGGAGCCATCCGAGAGAACAAGTGTCTGCTGCTCGTC tTCCTCACGctcatcctcttcatcttccttgcTGAGCTtgccgcggccatcttggcttTCCTCTTCCGGGAACAT TTGACCAGAGAGTATTTCACCCAGGAGCTGAAACGGCACTATCAAGGCCACAACGACACAGACATCTTCACCTTCACGTGGAACGCCATCATGACCATA TTTGACTGCTGTGGCGTCTCCGGCCCGGAGGACTTTGAGCAGAGCCTCTTCAGGCTCCTCAGTCCCCATAAAACGGTACCCGAGGCCTGCTGCCGGAGGAGAGGTTACCACGGCGACATGGAGTACATCAACATGGAGGAGTGTGTTAGCGGCACCGCTGCCTTCAGACACAACGAg GGTTGTTACTCAGCCATGCTGGACTTCTTGCAGACCTACATTTACACGGCAGGGGCCCTGGCCGTCGTGGTGCTTACCACCGAA CTCTTCGCCATGGTGTCCGCTATGTGTTTGTTCCGGGGGATGCAGTAA